Proteins from a single region of Hordeum vulgare subsp. vulgare chromosome 6H, MorexV3_pseudomolecules_assembly, whole genome shotgun sequence:
- the LOC123406095 gene encoding TBC1 domain family member 15 — MRGEAAAAAARADAAEARSPDPHDLSDDPDYADAASVPASIHAAMRTDMADIGSEEMARMDVVYEKERVTIHPTQYGSGRISGKLRLYLQLGSLFLSWEPNEGVNSFSTSSINAEIEKYRSLYTIQALPLSDVRFIRRHTPTFGLEYIIIVLSSGLAFPPFYFYNGGIRELFATLKQHVFIIRSDDDPSVFLVNDFEDPLQKSLSSLELPGVATVANAMSRQNSFSFTGSVSEVRHGDDAKYGGPSTMSEYGSKQRRKSNDPGRDISLQVLEKFSLVTKFARETTSSLFRENHNSGSNAYGRQKQEYVLDNRASDKYTDQLITPDDASLPSDSVESDELLLVWGKKRGSPLSVEEWRAFLDPEGRIMDSKALRKKIFYGGVDHVLRKEVWKFLLGYHEYDSTQAEREYLAAMKREEYEAIKSQWKSISTTQAKRFTKFRERKGLIDKDVVRTDRSVPYYEGDDNPNVVVLRDILVTYSFYNFDLGYCQGMSDFLAPILYVMEDESEAFWCFASLMERLGGNFNRDQNGMHAQLLGLSKLVELLDPSLHNYFRQNDCLNYFFCFRWVLIQFKREFSFDQIMLLWEVLWTHYFSEHFHLYLCVGILRRYRLRIIGEGMDFDTLLKFINELSGQINIDRAIQDAEALCTIAGERGADCIPPGTPPSMPIETDGGLYLQEDDVL; from the exons ATGCGCggggaagcagcagcagcagcagcgcggGCAGACGCCGCGGAGGCGCGCTCGCCGGACCCCCACGACCTCTCCGACGACCCCGACTACGCCGACGCCGCCTCCGTCCCCGCCTCCATCCACGCG GCGATGCGGACCGACATGGCGGACATAGGGTCCGAGGAGATGGCGAGGATGGACGTGGTGTACGAGAAGGAGCGCGTCACCATCCACCCCACGCAGTACGGCTCCGGCCGGATCAGCGGCAAGCTGCGCCTCTACTTGCAGCTCGGCTCCCTCTTCCTG AGTTGGGAGCCAAATGAGGGAGTCAACAGTTTCTCAACCAGTTCAATCAACGCAGAAATAGAAAAAT ATAGAAGTTTGTACACCATTCAGGCCTTGCCTCTAAGTGATGTGCGCTTCATCCGTAGGCACACTCCAACATTTGGATTGGAGTACATAATTATTGTTCTCTCATCAG GCCTGGCTTTTCCCCCTTTCTATTTCTACAATGGTGGAATTCGTGAATTGTTCGCAACACTGAAACAGCATGTCTTCATTATCAG GTCGGATGACGATCCTAGTGTATTTCTTGTCAACGACTTTGAAGATCCTCTTCAG AAAAGCCTGTCATCTCTAGAGCTTCCAGGGGTTGCCACTGTGGCAAATGCCATGTCACGACAGAATTCCTTCAGCTTCACTGGCTCAGTTAGTGAAGTACGACATGGAGATGATGCCAAATATGGGGGGCCTTCAACCATGTCTGAATATGGCTCAAAACAAAGGCGGAAATCGAATGATCCAGGCCGTGACATTTCGCTTCAAGTTCTGGAGAAATTCTCACTTGTTACGAAGTTTGCACGCGAGACAACATCAAGCCTCTTCCGTGAAAATCACAATAGTGGTTCTAATGCTTATGGACGGCAAAAACAAGAATATGTTTTGGACAACAGAGCAAGTGACAAGTACACTGATCAGCTAATAACGCCGGATGATGCTTCTTTGCCCTCAGATTCGGTAGAG TCTGACGAGTTACTGCTGGTGTGGGGAAAAAAGAGAGGCAGCCCATTAAGTGTCGAAGAG TGGAGAGCTTTCTTAGATCCTGAAGGTAGAATTATGGATTCAAAGGCACTGAGGAAGAAGATTTTCTATGGGGGAGTCGATCATGTTCTGAGAAAAGAG GTCTGGAAATTCTTGTTGGGTTATCATGAATATGATTCAACACAAGCTGAGAGGGAATATCTTGCTGCCATGAAACGGGAAGAATATGAAGCCATAAAATCCCAGTGGAAG AGTATCTCAACCACACAAGCTAAAAGGTTCACCAAGTTTAGGGAAAGAAAAGGCCTTATTGACAAAGACGTG GTGAGAACAGACAGATCTGTTCCTTACTATGAAGGAGACGACAATCCAAATGTTGTAGTTCTACGTGACATCTTGGTGACATATTCCTTCTATAATTTTGACCTGGGTTATTGTCAA GGAATGAGTGATTTCTTGGCACCTATACTTTATGTCATGGAGGATGAGTCTGAAGCATTTTGGTGCTTTGCTTCTTTGATGGAACGACTAGGAGGCAATTTTAATCGTGATCAGAATGGCATGCATGCTCAACTACTTGGATTATCCAAG CTGGTGGAGCTTCTCGAtccttcattgcataactattttaGGCAGAACGACTGTCTAAACTACTTCTTCTGTTTCCGCTGGGTTCTTATACAATTCAAAAG GGAGTTCAGTTTTGATCAGATCATGCTCTTGTGGGAAGTTTTGTGGACTCACTATTTTTCAGAACACTTCCACCTATACTTGTGCGTCGGTATCTTGAGAAGGTACCGCCTGCGGATAATTGGGGAAGGGATGGACTTCGACACCCTTCTCAAGTTCATCAACGAACTAAGTGGTCAAATCAACATTGACCGGGCTATTCAGGACGCCGAGGCATTATGTACCATTGCAGGTGAACGGGGGGCCGATTGCATTCCACCTGGAACTCCGCCTTCTATGCCCATTGAGACCGATGGTGGTCTGTACTTGCAAGAAGATGATGTCTTGTAA